The following proteins are co-located in the Schistocerca nitens isolate TAMUIC-IGC-003100 chromosome 2, iqSchNite1.1, whole genome shotgun sequence genome:
- the LOC126237439 gene encoding ankyrin-1-like: MYANDNIRALHSAVRAGSLHDVMEILAKGADVEAADICKVRAVHIAAEQGHLDILKALIAQGCNVNAQASCVTPLFSDVEHGLTPLHLAAANADPNLVLTLISAGANVNAKNSSKVFPLHIAAQHGHLAVVKALVSANAEVNVEDDKKVTPLISAAAQNFEDVAKFLVRSGAVVNARNSDRSTPLHFAAEKGDIDIAKLLIHNKAAINAKNLKGFTPLHVAIQNRQAAVSVFLINSGADVNMRDNEGWTPLLNVAQSGYPSETAKLLIAKGASVNARDRTGRTPLYLAAENDFTDIVNILIESKADVNATTDQMWTSLHSAAYEGNLDVIKILIASGAKVDARTYKRTTPLHFAADYWHVEVVKYLLAKGAEVNAPDHTNWTPLHFAVDESSTQVPLKTSGHSGAQPQDSKLNTIKALIENGADINSKGSNDETALLLAIKYSDSATARYLLENGAYYDATNKTYRGDVITLPQIAVLKRNENMIALFCATEKLFQAVKKAKIAEIEKCVQEGAPVNSRSIKYETPLMYASWKGHLAVVKVLLQTGADINLSTSNGITPLHYAAKFGHHDILCTLLQHGAVYNARTKKGKKTPLHFAQEGEKKEVAETLGLIECMFIRISKKDNTVLKELNELKEIKYAEFLAIKNCKNVNEETVMQIASKNGYAELCKLFSSL; the protein is encoded by the coding sequence ATGTACGCGAATGACAACATAAGAGCACTCCACTCTGCGGTAAGAGCGGGCAGTTTGCATGATGTCATGGAAATTCTGGCGAAAGGCGCAGACGTCGAAGCCGCAGACATTTGCAAGGTACGAGCAGTTCATATTGCTGCGGAGCAGGGCCATTTGGATATTCTTAAAGCGCTTATCGCACAGGGCTGCAATGTAAATGCACAGGCGTCTTGCGTTACGCCTTTGTTTAGCGACGTGGAGCATGGTCTGACGCCGTTACAtttagcagcagcaaatgctgacCCAAACCTCGTACTCACTTTGATCAGTGCCGGCGCTAATGTTAACGCCAAGAATAGTTCCAAAGTGTTTCCACTGCACATTGCCGCACAGCATGGACATTTGGCCGTGGTGAAGGCACTAGTTTCAGCGAATGCAGAGGTAAATGTCGAGGACGACAAAAAAGTCACCCCTTTAATTTCTGCTGCGGCGCAGAACTTTGAAGACGTAGCCAAATTTCTTGTACGTAGCGGTGCTGTAGTCAATGCTAGAAATTCAGACCGTTCGACACCATTGCATTTCGCAGCAGAAAAGGGAGACATTGACATAGCAAAGTTGCTGATCCACAACAAGGCCGCGATTAATGCAAAGAATCTGAAAGGCTTCACACCACTTCATGTGGCCATACAAAACAGACAAGCCGCAGTAAGCGTGTTTTTGATTAACAGTGGAGCAGATGTGAATATGAGAGATAACGAGGGTTGGACCCCTTTGCTTAACGTGGCACAGAGCGGATATCCATCAGAAACTGCCAAACTGTTGATTGCGAAAGGTGCTAGCGTGAATGCGAGGGACAGGACTGGTAGAACACCCTTGTACCTCGCTGCAGAGAACGATTTCACTGACATAGTGAACATCTTGATCGAAAGCAAGGCTGACGTTAATGCCACTACCGATCAAATGTGGACGTCGCTGCATAGCGCAGCTTACGAGGGCAATTTGGATGTTATAAAAATTCTTATTGCCAGTGGTGCCAAAGTGGATGCGAGGACCTACAAGCGGACTACACCACTGCATTTTGCTGCAGACTATTGGCACGTCGAAGTAGTTAAATACCTCTTGGCAAAAGGAGCTGAAGTTAATGCACCCGATCACACAAACTGGACGCCACTTCACTTTGCAGTGGATGAGAGTTCCACCCAAGTCCCTCTCAAAACGTCTGGACACTCAGGTGCACAGCCGCAGGACTCTAAACTGAATACCATAAAAGCTCTCATTGAAAATGGAGCAGACATAAACTCAAAGGGAAGCAACGATGAAACAGCACTGCTCCTAGCTATAAAGTATAGCGATTCAGCAACTGCTAGGTATCTACTAGAGAACGGTGCATATTATGATGCGACGAACAAGACTTACCGTGGTGACGTTATTACTCTTCCACAGATTGCTGTGCTAAAAAGAAATGAGAACATGATTGCTTTATTCTGTGCTACTGAAAAGCTGTTTCAAGCTGTAAAAAAAGCCAAGATTGCAGAAATTGAAAAATGTGTTCAAGAAGGGGCACCAGTCAACAGTAGAAGTATCAAGTATGAAACACCACTTATGTATGCATCCTGGAAAGGACATTTAGCCGTTGTTAAAGTTTTGCTTCAAACTGGGGCCGATATTAATTTGAGCACCAGTAATGGAATTACTCCTCTACATTATGCAGCAAAATTTGGGCATCATGATATACTGTGTACCTTATTGCAGCATGGTGCAGTATACAATGCAAGAACCAAGAAAGGCAAAAAAACACCATTACATTTCGCCCaagaaggagaaaagaaagaagttGCAGAGACCCTAGGACTAATTGAATGTATGTTTATTAGAATAAGTAAAAAGGATAACACAGTGCTAAAAGAGTTAAatgaattaaaggaaataaaatatgCTGAATTTCTTgccataaaaaactgcaaaaatgtaaaTGAAGAAACTGTGATGCAAATAGCTTCCAAAAATGGATATGCGGAACTTTGTAAATTGTTTTCTAGTTTGTAA